TTGATAAAAAAGTTAGAAAAATGTTATATCGCTTAACTGATGAATATTCAAAATTCTACTTAAAATATATAGAACCTAATAAGAATCAGGGAGAGAACTTTTGGAAAACCATGTTTCAACAACAGACCTACCTGTCTTGGGCTGGATTTAATTTTGAAACAATTTGTCTCAAACATGTGCCCCTGATAAAAAAAGCTCTTAAGATAGAAGGGATACACTCAAATAACTCAAGTTGGTCAGTGAAAGGAGCTCAAGTTGACTTGGTGATAAAAAGAGCAGACAATTGGGTAAACTTATGTGAAATGAAATTCTACAGTGCACCTTTAAAAATAGGCAAGAAAGAACTAATCAGTCTGAGAAATAAAGTCTCAAAATTTAAAGCCGATACTAGAACAAAAGATGTTGTGGTAATTACCATGATAACAACTTATGGTGTTGTTGAAGATAACAATTCACATGAAATAGTAGAAAATTCTTTTACGATGGACATTCTATTTGAGGACTTTCAATGAACCATAAACCGAACAGTATTTTTCCCATGTTCATGAGGTTTTTTAAACAATTGTACCATTTGAATAATTGGGAAATTACAAGAAAAATTTAGCAATAGAATAAATTTTGCAATCCGTTTGGTTCACTCTTAGTTTTAAATTCAATCACGCATAAAAAAAATCCCGTAGCACACTGTACTACGGGATTTTTTATAGTTGAATTATCACGGAATTACTCCACAATCAAACGCAAGGTGGTTAGTTCATCATTACGTGTTATCTGAACCAAGTAAATACCTGCTTCAAGATTTGAAATGTCAATTTGTTGATCTCCATTTGAAGTTACAACCAATTCACCTGCGATGTTGAAAATTGAAACCAAGTCATCAGTCTGTACATTCAGATTAATGAATGTTGATGCAGGATTAGGATACATTTCAAAAGAATTATTTTCTTCAATTGAAGCAAAGCCCTGCACGGTAATATCTGCAGAAATTCGAGGATAAATTTTCACCTCACTAAATGACAACATGGTAACACCGGTAACAGCATATACATTATTCAGTGTTGGAGTATAAGCATAAATCTGATCATCAATCAACCTATCACCTGAACCGTCATTCACAGTCCATTGACCAAAACCGGCATCAGCATTGTTGCAGGTGGCATTTGTTACTTGAACTAAAACACTTTCATATTGTTCTTCAGCCGCTGCCAGCGTTGTCACAACAACCGGTGTTGGTTGCGCATTGCCAGAATTCACAACAGTCACATCGGTAACAAATCCAATTTCAGTTAATCCAAAATATTCCTGAACAGTTCCGGTAACTTCAACGCTATCACCTAAAGCTAAAGTGTAACCATCTTCATAAACGTAGATTCCATTCCAAGCTCCGTTTCCATCTTGAATGAAAAAATTTCCTGAATCTACACCTAATTCAACGATACCGGTAACAATACCATAGGTGGTAACAACATTTCCGTTTTCAGGTGAATCACCAGATGAATCTAAGGTGTATTGAATATCATAGATAGAAGTTACTGTAGGAACAACAGGTACAGATTGTTTAATACAAATAGAATCTACAAGAATACCGATAAAAAAAGGCGCACCATCCGTAGCCATATCAGTTTCTTTAATAGATAAAATAAATTGCGCTGAAGTACAACCGGCAGGCGCAACGACAGTTTGAGTGAGATATACTAATGTGCCAGCTGATTCTACAGACATATCCAAATAGGTATTGTACGTATTGTAAGCATCGTTAGTCACATCATACAATCCTGTTCTGAGATCACCGGTTGTAGCTCTCACCCACATTTCAATTTCATAAGTTTCACCTGGCACAACAGTAACATTTTGAGTTGTAAAACGCTCATGAGAAGTTTGAGTATTGATTAATGATGCGATGCTGGTGCCATACGTAACACCAACTGTTTGTTCTACCACGCTGTCAGCAGGAATGCTGGTCTTAGTACCCATAAAGTCAGTTGGAACTCCACCTGACCATGAACTTAAATCACTTTGAAAAACCACTTGTGAAGAAGCAGAAAATCCCAAAGCGAGCATTGTAAAAAGTGTAATTGTTTTTTTCATATTATTTGTTTTTGTTGTTCGTGTTTAAACTTAGTGAAAGCATTTTGCCTTCATGTTAACCTTTAATTTTGATATTGTCAATTTCCCATGTACTGCCATCACTGCTAGATCCGGTATAGATAAAAGCAAAATGCACATTGGTGCCAATGTAAGATGTTAATGCCAGTTCACCAGAGTTTATCCAAGCCCAAGAACCTCCTGAAAGAGCTGGACTCAACGTAGTCCAAGTTCCGGTTGACGGATCTCCACTAACATAATCTGTAGAAACTTTTACTTGCAATACAGGGCCTGAATAATTTTTAGCATTGTCAAACGATAATGTTGGAGCTGAATAAGGCGTAAGATCAATAGATGGTGAAATCAACCAATTTTCTGTATCCACATTTGCACTGCCATTCCAGTTTGAAATAGATGCGTAAGGCGTTGCAGCACCACCTGCGGTTGATGTTTCCCAAGCGGTAGTTCCAATCACTTTTACTTCTGTCCAGCCGCCTGATGAAATGAGGTCATCATCAAAATCTTTATTCATCACGATACCCGGACAACGCGTACCCGTCATGTTAATTTCATCATACGCACGAATGTACAATTGCAATTCATCATAATTAAAATGACTTACAATAACCGTAATATCACCATTACCTTGTGCTATTTGTTCATCCGCAAAACTTGAGTATCCACTTGTCCGCACAATAATGGTATTTCCACTGCAATCTTCTAAAAGAATGTTTACTGATTCCAAGTTCTCTTCATCAGCATAAGTATTGTTAAGTTCATAAGCAACAAACTGAACATTTTCAATTTTTACCAACTGAGATTCCAGCGCAGGTGTAATTTGGTCAATAGTTTTTACCACCGGTTCAAATTCAACACCGCTGTCTAACTTTAAAACATTATTATCTACGTCCACAGAATCCAATTGCAAAACACCATTGTATTTACTCACGATGGTACCTTTCAAATAAATACGAACTGAATCTCCCTGATACAAACCGCCGCCACTTAAAATGCGAACATTGATAGCTCCGGTAGCATCTTGCATGTAAACATTTTTGTAGATATTCCCGTCTGTTTCATCCATGGTAATTACACCAACTACAGAAACTTCGTCTGTAATGGAAACTTTGGTTCCGGCTGCTGCTTGCCAGTTGCGTAAACTGTCAATAGTTATCAGCGGTGTTTCAGGAATGCTATCCAAAGGAGGAGTATCGTATTCTTTTTTACACGCAGTCAACGAAACTAAAACTGATATTGCTAAAATTATTTTTTTCATTCTACTTTTCTTTATTTCTTTCAAAGCATCTTTTCAGATTACCTTTTTTACTTTACTATAATTCAAACACACTATCCGTTTACAACGATGTCATCTAGTTCCCATGTTTTTCCGCTTGAAGTATTACCGGTGTACTTGAATGCAATGCGCACGCCACTTGTCAGATAAGCTGATAAATCAATCACGCCAGAATTCACCCATGCCCATGATCCGGTTGACCAAGTAGCTGTGAGAGGTGTCCAAGTATAACCATTCGGGTCTCCGGTTCCGGGATAATCTGTTGAAATCAACAAAGCAAGTGCATCACCGGTATAGTTGCATGCATTTTCAAATGACAAATCAGCTGATGTTGAATTACTCAAATCAAGTGCTGGAGAAATGAGCCAGCTTTCAGTTTGTTCATTGGCTGAACCATTCCAATTTGAACACATACCATAAGGTTCAGGTGCTCCACCTAAATCACTGGTAGCCCATGTTAATGTACCGGTTACTTGTTGCACTATCCAACCTCCTGAGGTAATGCTGTTATCATCAAAATCTTTCATGATTAATTGGCCGGGACAACGAGCACCGCTCAGTGTAATTTCATTGTATGATCTCAAGATGAGTTGAATTTCTCCGTTGTATTGATTCACAATGCAGGTGATAGATCCATTTCCTGTTGGCAAACTTGTGCCGGCATAA
This genomic stretch from Crocinitomicaceae bacterium harbors:
- a CDS encoding T9SS type A sorting domain-containing protein encodes the protein MKKTITLFTMLALGFSASSQVVFQSDLSSWSGGVPTDFMGTKTSIPADSVVEQTVGVTYGTSIASLINTQTSHERFTTQNVTVVPGETYEIEMWVRATTGDLRTGLYDVTNDAYNTYNTYLDMSVESAGTLVYLTQTVVAPAGCTSAQFILSIKETDMATDGAPFFIGILVDSICIKQSVPVVPTVTSIYDIQYTLDSSGDSPENGNVVTTYGIVTGIVELGVDSGNFFIQDGNGAWNGIYVYEDGYTLALGDSVEVTGTVQEYFGLTEIGFVTDVTVVNSGNAQPTPVVVTTLAAAEEQYESVLVQVTNATCNNADAGFGQWTVNDGSGDRLIDDQIYAYTPTLNNVYAVTGVTMLSFSEVKIYPRISADITVQGFASIEENNSFEMYPNPASTFINLNVQTDDLVSIFNIAGELVVTSNGDQQIDISNLEAGIYLVQITRNDELTTLRLIVE
- a CDS encoding OB-fold nucleic acid binding domain-containing protein; translated protein: MKKIILAISVLVSLTACKKEYDTPPLDSIPETPLITIDSLRNWQAAAGTKVSITDEVSVVGVITMDETDGNIYKNVYMQDATGAINVRILSGGGLYQGDSVRIYLKGTIVSKYNGVLQLDSVDVDNNVLKLDSGVEFEPVVKTIDQITPALESQLVKIENVQFVAYELNNTYADEENLESVNILLEDCSGNTIIVRTSGYSSFADEQIAQGNGDITVIVSHFNYDELQLYIRAYDEINMTGTRCPGIVMNKDFDDDLISSGGWTEVKVIGTTAWETSTAGGAATPYASISNWNGSANVDTENWLISPSIDLTPYSAPTLSFDNAKNYSGPVLQVKVSTDYVSGDPSTGTWTTLSPALSGGSWAWINSGELALTSYIGTNVHFAFIYTGSSSDGSTWEIDNIKIKG
- a CDS encoding choice-of-anchor J domain-containing protein — its product is MKNIKYTLLLSSLIILSCKKEPDTPPIDTIVASQIVTIDSLRNWETQSGPLSITEELSVYGVVTMDESSGNIYKQLYVQDHTAGINVRLTSSCDFRAGDSVRIALKGAYLSDYAGVIQLDSIDPDKAIIKQSSDNTFDAAVKTIDQITLEDEGLLVKLENVQFQYAELGQTFADAANQSSENRMIEDCSGNTIIVRTSGYASYAGTSLPTGNGSITCIVNQYNGEIQLILRSYNEITLSGARCPGQLIMKDFDDNSITSGGWIVQQVTGTLTWATSDLGGAPEPYGMCSNWNGSANEQTESWLISPALDLSNSTSADLSFENACNYTGDALALLISTDYPGTGDPNGYTWTPLTATWSTGSWAWVNSGVIDLSAYLTSGVRIAFKYTGNTSSGKTWELDDIVVNG